A single region of the Halopiger xanaduensis SH-6 genome encodes:
- a CDS encoding extracellular solute-binding protein, with protein sequence MSRPPDGGSSRTVSRRRVLQATGAAGLTGIAGCTGYVGSSRDGVEYWTLFGGGDGAVMETMVDEINASDEYDFRINRQRVPWDEHYGRLYTSMVGGNPPDVAVMHSRMMRDYEDSIVPVTDEIGTDPYLEEVAQGGVVDGEQLAVPMDTHPFGLYYNKEIFEEAGLDPEEPPNTAERFYECANAIVENTDYYAFDYFEGEFHAETMRMLLHSRGGQLITEDYEPAFDTDDGHDVVQEMHDWVYEHEWAPVDPTAGWDAWNRGEVGMKLEGTWHISVVREAGFEFGLTEPFIMPESTSPVTVGDSHMLIIPESQDRDRERLEDAIETVRLLTQEFNDRWGSDAGHLPASRTALESDALRESDTWDKTLETFYGMVQNDQFIRPPATPNVEQYIEEIYQPLDDMRAGNVEPPEVIETAERGVRQTFNRG encoded by the coding sequence ATGTCACGCCCACCCGATGGCGGCTCGTCGCGGACGGTGAGCCGTCGCCGCGTACTGCAGGCGACGGGCGCTGCCGGATTGACCGGTATCGCCGGCTGTACCGGATACGTCGGCAGTTCGCGGGACGGCGTCGAGTACTGGACCCTCTTCGGCGGCGGCGACGGGGCCGTCATGGAGACGATGGTCGACGAAATCAACGCGAGCGACGAGTACGATTTCCGGATCAACCGCCAGCGAGTCCCGTGGGACGAACACTACGGCCGGCTCTACACCTCGATGGTCGGCGGGAACCCGCCGGACGTCGCGGTGATGCACTCGCGGATGATGCGCGATTACGAGGACAGCATCGTCCCGGTCACCGACGAGATCGGCACCGACCCGTACCTCGAGGAGGTCGCTCAGGGCGGCGTCGTCGACGGCGAACAGCTCGCCGTCCCGATGGATACGCACCCGTTCGGGCTCTACTACAACAAGGAAATCTTCGAAGAGGCGGGGCTCGATCCCGAGGAGCCGCCGAATACGGCCGAACGGTTCTACGAGTGCGCCAACGCGATCGTCGAAAACACCGACTACTACGCCTTCGACTACTTCGAGGGCGAGTTCCACGCCGAGACGATGCGGATGCTGCTGCACAGCCGCGGCGGCCAACTCATCACCGAGGACTACGAACCCGCCTTCGACACGGACGACGGGCACGACGTCGTCCAGGAGATGCACGACTGGGTGTACGAACACGAGTGGGCGCCGGTCGATCCCACCGCCGGCTGGGACGCCTGGAACCGCGGCGAGGTCGGCATGAAACTCGAGGGAACGTGGCACATCAGCGTCGTCCGCGAGGCGGGCTTCGAGTTCGGCCTGACGGAGCCGTTCATCATGCCGGAGTCGACCAGTCCCGTGACGGTCGGCGACAGCCACATGCTGATCATTCCCGAGAGCCAGGACCGCGATCGAGAACGGCTCGAGGACGCGATCGAAACCGTCCGTCTGCTCACCCAGGAGTTCAACGACCGGTGGGGATCCGACGCCGGCCACCTCCCCGCCAGCCGGACGGCGCTCGAGAGCGACGCCCTGCGGGAGTCGGACACGTGGGATAAGACTCTCGAGACGTTCTACGGGATGGTCCAGAACGACCAGTTCATCCGGCCGCCGGCGACGCCGAACGTCGAGCAGTACATCGAGGAGATCTACCAGCCGCTCGACGACATGCGGGCCGGAAACGTGGAGCCGCCGGAAGTCATCGAGACGGCCGAGCGAGGCGTTCGGCAGACGTTCAACAGAGGCTAA
- a CDS encoding universal stress protein: MVVVTAIDGEDGSSRVLSEGWALANRFDEPLHAILVYEGPSHRELINKSLNVEDSVTPERAQEIAERVLADVAEGVTDEYEAVGRTGEAPAEILEYAEEVDARYIVVGGRSRSPVGKALFGSVTQSVLLDASCPVLAVMDEREA; encoded by the coding sequence ATGGTCGTCGTAACAGCGATCGACGGCGAAGACGGCTCGAGTCGGGTCCTCAGCGAAGGCTGGGCGCTGGCGAACCGGTTCGACGAACCGCTGCACGCCATCCTGGTCTACGAGGGACCGTCCCACCGCGAGCTCATCAACAAGTCGCTGAACGTCGAGGACTCGGTGACGCCGGAGCGGGCGCAGGAGATCGCCGAGAGGGTCCTCGCCGACGTCGCCGAGGGCGTAACCGACGAGTACGAGGCGGTCGGCCGGACCGGCGAGGCGCCCGCGGAGATCCTCGAGTACGCCGAGGAGGTCGACGCGCGCTACATCGTCGTCGGGGGTCGCTCGCGGTCGCCGGTCGGGAAGGCGCTGTTCGGCAGCGTCACGCAGTCCGTGCTGCTGGACGCGTCGTGTCCGGTGCTGGCCGTCATGGACGAGCGGGAGGCATAG
- a CDS encoding YesL family protein: MRQAKIKPQSNDLDPMYASLQHTARFVWDNLVEVVWISLAWFLAALPLVTIGPATVGAYRAVLSLREGEADGIDRSAVLETVREGFVHATLLSFVPLVLLVSAANYVLAYLASGAVTAGLLGLGCLYAGLYAALVSMPTLLGLAAGKPVLEAFADGYRWTARHAVGAVALGVVTVVLFVVSSLLTVAVAVLFAGVAFALHVEFVANVSAPAEATPVATEVTDA; this comes from the coding sequence ATGCGCCAAGCCAAAATCAAACCCCAATCGAACGACCTCGATCCGATGTACGCCTCGCTCCAGCACACGGCGCGGTTCGTCTGGGACAACCTCGTCGAGGTGGTCTGGATCAGCCTCGCGTGGTTCCTCGCGGCGCTGCCGCTCGTCACGATCGGCCCGGCGACGGTCGGGGCCTACCGGGCCGTGCTCTCGCTTCGCGAGGGCGAGGCGGACGGCATCGATCGGTCGGCGGTCCTCGAGACCGTCCGCGAGGGGTTCGTCCACGCGACGCTGCTGTCGTTCGTCCCGCTCGTGTTGCTGGTGAGCGCGGCCAACTACGTACTGGCGTACCTCGCGAGCGGGGCGGTGACGGCCGGCCTGTTGGGCCTCGGCTGCCTGTACGCGGGGCTGTACGCCGCGCTCGTCTCGATGCCGACCCTGCTGGGGCTGGCGGCGGGGAAACCCGTCCTCGAGGCGTTCGCGGACGGCTACCGCTGGACGGCCCGCCACGCGGTCGGCGCGGTCGCGCTCGGCGTCGTGACGGTCGTCCTGTTCGTCGTCAGCTCGCTGCTGACCGTCGCCGTCGCGGTGCTGTTCGCCGGCGTCGCGTTCGCACTGCACGTCGAGTTCGTGGCGAACGTCTCGGCCCCGGCCGAGGCGACCCCGGTCGCGACGGAGGTGACCGACGCGTGA
- a CDS encoding carbohydrate ABC transporter permease, with the protein MAQAQQTETDATNASADESGGLTASSLRELLAGVTFALPYVLIAGTFLFGPLLLALYMSFHDWNALDPAQSQFIGLENYRILLSDPDFWDALRNTVYFVVLTVPPIIVGSLLLALGVNRDVRGKWLLRTIFFSPYVLTVAVVGLLWTEVFSASGLVPYYIGGGNWLTDHQLAMPAIAIATIWWQLAFNFIILLAARQNVPDRLYEAAKLDGASPWRMMRDITIPQMRNPLIFIVIVTFVNSFQVFGQPYIMTDGGPSFSTTTVVLYLYETAFTGREFGYAAAVGYVLFMILIAISATNYYFLTGDDQ; encoded by the coding sequence ATGGCACAAGCACAACAAACCGAGACGGACGCGACGAACGCGAGCGCCGACGAGTCAGGCGGCCTGACGGCGTCGTCGCTCCGCGAGTTGCTCGCCGGCGTCACCTTCGCGCTTCCCTACGTCCTGATCGCCGGCACCTTCCTCTTCGGGCCGTTGCTCCTGGCGCTGTACATGAGCTTCCACGACTGGAACGCGCTCGATCCGGCCCAGTCGCAGTTCATCGGCCTCGAGAACTACCGGATCCTGCTGTCGGATCCGGACTTCTGGGACGCGCTGCGAAACACCGTCTACTTCGTCGTCCTGACGGTGCCGCCGATCATCGTCGGCTCCCTGCTGCTCGCGCTCGGCGTCAACCGCGACGTGCGGGGCAAGTGGCTGCTGCGGACGATCTTCTTCAGCCCGTACGTCCTGACCGTCGCGGTCGTCGGGCTGCTGTGGACGGAGGTCTTCAGCGCCTCGGGGCTGGTCCCGTACTACATCGGCGGCGGCAACTGGCTGACCGACCACCAGCTCGCGATGCCGGCGATCGCCATCGCGACGATCTGGTGGCAGTTGGCGTTCAACTTCATCATCCTGCTGGCCGCGCGCCAGAACGTTCCGGACCGCCTCTACGAGGCGGCGAAGTTAGACGGCGCGAGTCCGTGGCGGATGATGCGCGACATCACGATCCCGCAGATGCGGAACCCGCTGATCTTCATCGTTATCGTCACCTTCGTCAACTCGTTCCAGGTGTTCGGACAGCCGTACATCATGACCGACGGCGGCCCGTCGTTCTCGACGACGACGGTCGTCCTCTACCTCTACGAAACCGCGTTCACCGGCCGGGAGTTCGGCTACGCCGCCGCGGTCGGCTACGTCCTCTTTATGATCCTGATCGCCATCTCGGCGACCAACTACTACTTCCTCACGGGTGATGACCAATGA
- a CDS encoding SDR family NAD(P)-dependent oxidoreductase: protein MDEYTHTPVTVADKRAVVVGGTSGLGQAIAVGLAADGADVIATSRSEDAVNETADLLEEQGATTARVTCDVTEPESLENLREVAEESLGGIDVVVSSAGAISRDTVVGISDDEWDFVTDVQLDGVRRITQTFAPAMDEGGSIINISSLAARLSMANLPAYSAAKGGVEAFTRASAKELAPEIRVNAIAPGFFITPQNEDTYAEGTEKRERIDERTPLGRVGEREELIGATIYLASDASSFVTGEVLTVDGGFADSAF from the coding sequence ATGGACGAGTATACGCATACCCCGGTCACCGTCGCCGACAAGCGCGCCGTCGTCGTCGGCGGGACGAGCGGGCTCGGACAGGCGATCGCCGTCGGACTCGCCGCCGACGGCGCGGACGTCATCGCGACGAGTCGCTCCGAGGACGCAGTTAATGAGACGGCCGACCTCCTCGAGGAGCAGGGTGCGACCACGGCCCGCGTTACCTGCGACGTCACCGAACCCGAGTCGCTCGAGAACCTCCGCGAGGTCGCCGAGGAGTCCCTGGGCGGGATCGACGTCGTCGTCTCGTCGGCGGGGGCGATCTCCCGTGACACGGTCGTCGGCATCAGCGACGACGAGTGGGATTTCGTCACCGACGTCCAACTCGACGGCGTCCGACGCATTACGCAAACGTTCGCGCCCGCGATGGACGAGGGCGGGAGCATCATCAACATCTCCTCGCTCGCCGCGCGGCTCTCGATGGCGAATCTGCCGGCGTACTCGGCGGCGAAGGGCGGCGTCGAGGCGTTCACGCGGGCTTCGGCGAAGGAACTCGCACCCGAAATCCGAGTCAACGCGATCGCGCCCGGCTTCTTCATCACGCCGCAGAACGAGGACACCTACGCCGAGGGAACCGAAAAGCGCGAGCGCATCGACGAGCGGACGCCGCTCGGACGGGTCGGCGAGCGCGAGGAACTCATCGGCGCGACGATCTACCTCGCGAGCGACGCGTCCTCGTTCGTCACCGGCGAAGTGCTGACCGTCGACGGCGGGTTCGCCGACAGCGCGTTCTGA
- a CDS encoding LutC/YkgG family protein, with protein sequence MVTQLETFETNLGTVRTDVTRATPSTFEAAIADAIVEPAVGTPLPFEEVSLASTDVVRDPTPAQLRDAACGVTAAAIGVADYGSVVLEATPDGAEFASLFPDRHVVVLRERDIVSDMAAAFERLGDRFRDGRDDAVIATGPSATADMGELVHGVHGPRETHAIILESEGEEQRERDSETRGENNVQ encoded by the coding sequence ATGGTAACGCAACTCGAGACGTTCGAAACGAATCTCGGGACCGTTCGGACGGACGTGACCCGAGCCACCCCCTCGACGTTCGAGGCGGCGATCGCCGACGCGATCGTCGAACCGGCCGTCGGCACCCCGCTCCCCTTCGAGGAAGTCTCGCTCGCGAGTACGGACGTCGTCCGCGATCCGACGCCGGCCCAACTGCGCGACGCGGCCTGCGGCGTCACCGCCGCGGCGATCGGCGTCGCCGACTACGGCTCGGTCGTCCTCGAGGCGACGCCCGACGGCGCCGAGTTCGCGAGCTTGTTCCCGGATCGCCACGTCGTCGTGCTCCGCGAGCGGGATATCGTCTCCGACATGGCGGCGGCGTTCGAGCGCCTCGGCGACCGGTTCCGCGACGGACGCGACGACGCCGTGATCGCGACCGGTCCGAGCGCGACGGCCGACATGGGCGAACTCGTCCACGGCGTCCACGGGCCGCGCGAAACGCACGCGATCATCCTCGAGAGCGAGGGCGAAGAACAGCGCGAACGCGACAGCGAGACCCGAGGCGAGAACAATGTCCAGTGA
- a CDS encoding carbohydrate ABC transporter permease: MSVESKSVLENVSLSNTRLRTIALYAGLYGTAALFLIPYWYMFATSFMTRDLVYAEVPYLIPWDVTLYWYEYLLTNSLIVQWTVNTVILAGITTAVVIAVDAMIAYSLTRLDWPGRRVVFAVIVASFMVPGIINLVPVYIIASELGLVNSLWGVVLPSAANPLGVFMLVQFFKDIPEELEEAARLDGFSRLRIFTHIVLPLMRSALAALGLFIFIWTWNAFVWPLLIFQSDAMYTLPIGLVTLQDNLGVTEPGVIMTSAVVASVPLLLVFLVMQRHLVRAVEMQGTTK, from the coding sequence ATGAGCGTCGAATCGAAATCGGTCCTCGAGAACGTCTCGCTGTCGAACACCCGCCTTCGGACGATCGCCCTGTACGCGGGACTCTACGGGACGGCGGCGCTGTTCCTGATCCCGTACTGGTACATGTTCGCGACGTCGTTCATGACGCGCGATCTGGTCTACGCCGAGGTGCCGTACCTGATCCCGTGGGACGTGACGCTGTACTGGTACGAGTACCTGCTGACGAACTCGCTGATCGTCCAGTGGACCGTCAACACGGTCATCCTGGCCGGGATCACGACCGCCGTCGTGATCGCGGTCGACGCGATGATCGCCTACTCGCTGACCCGGCTGGACTGGCCCGGCCGACGCGTCGTCTTCGCGGTCATCGTGGCGAGCTTCATGGTGCCGGGGATCATCAACCTCGTCCCCGTCTACATCATCGCCAGCGAACTCGGGCTCGTCAACTCCCTCTGGGGCGTCGTCCTCCCCAGCGCCGCGAACCCGCTGGGCGTGTTCATGCTCGTCCAGTTCTTCAAGGACATCCCCGAGGAACTCGAGGAGGCGGCCCGGCTCGACGGGTTCTCGCGCCTGCGGATCTTCACCCACATCGTGTTGCCGCTGATGCGGTCGGCGCTCGCGGCGCTCGGGCTGTTCATCTTCATCTGGACGTGGAACGCCTTCGTCTGGCCGCTGTTGATCTTCCAGAGCGACGCGATGTACACGCTGCCGATCGGGCTGGTGACGCTGCAGGACAACCTCGGCGTCACCGAACCCGGCGTCATCATGACCTCGGCGGTCGTCGCCTCGGTGCCGCTCCTGCTCGTCTTCCTGGTGATGCAGCGCCACCTCGTCCGCGCGGTCGAAATGCAGGGGACCACGAAGTGA
- a CDS encoding IclR family transcriptional regulator produces the protein MSQRPKYPVQAAATTFQIVETLHELEGAGVAELAAELEMPKSTVHDHLRTLTEAEYLVNEGGTYHVGARFLELGGFARSRMKLYQVASPEIKKLAEETGEHANLMIEEHGKGIFLNKFKGDDAVTLDTHIGKRVHLHTTALGKAILAHRSESTVDEIIDRHGLPAVTERTITDEAELKAQLEAIRERGYAIDDEERVLGMRCIAAPICDENDEPLGAISVSGPTNRFTDDRFDEEIPKHVLSTANVIEVNMTYS, from the coding sequence ATGTCACAACGACCCAAATACCCGGTGCAGGCCGCCGCGACGACCTTCCAGATCGTCGAGACCCTTCACGAACTCGAAGGGGCGGGCGTCGCCGAACTCGCCGCCGAACTCGAGATGCCCAAGAGTACCGTTCACGACCACCTCCGGACGTTGACCGAAGCCGAGTACCTGGTCAACGAGGGCGGGACCTACCACGTCGGCGCGCGGTTTCTGGAGCTCGGCGGGTTCGCCCGGAGCCGGATGAAGCTGTATCAGGTCGCGTCACCGGAGATCAAAAAGCTCGCCGAGGAGACCGGCGAGCACGCGAATCTGATGATCGAGGAACACGGGAAGGGGATCTTCCTCAACAAGTTCAAGGGCGACGACGCGGTCACGCTCGACACCCACATCGGAAAGCGGGTCCACCTCCACACGACGGCGCTCGGCAAGGCGATCCTCGCGCACCGATCGGAATCGACGGTCGACGAGATCATCGACCGCCACGGGCTGCCGGCCGTGACCGAACGGACGATTACCGACGAGGCCGAACTGAAGGCCCAACTCGAGGCGATCCGCGAGCGCGGCTACGCGATCGACGACGAGGAACGCGTGCTCGGCATGCGCTGTATCGCGGCGCCGATCTGCGACGAGAACGACGAGCCGCTCGGCGCGATCAGCGTCTCCGGCCCGACGAACCGCTTTACCGACGACCGGTTCGACGAGGAGATTCCGAAGCACGTCCTGAGCACCGCGAACGTGATCGAGGTCAATATGACGTATTCGTAA
- a CDS encoding ABC transporter ATP-binding protein yields MSNANDLGDANAESNLEAASVPATASDSESAPVTFEDVRKVYLDDFVAIENFNARIEDGEFITIVGPSGSGKSTLLRMIAGLEEITAGDIKIGGESIKGVEPQDRGIAMVFQNYALYPHMSVRKNMSYGLKLTTDMSDEEIEQRVEETAEMMGIGDQLDSKPSELSGGQQQRVATGRAIVRDPKIFLMDEPLSNLDAKLKVHMRTELQRLQEELGTTTIYVTHDQHEALTMSDRIIVLDGGELQQFATPEEVYNNPANRFVADFIGSPAMNFFDVSLSGSTLVGDGFTYEIPASIVDEIRESGAGDDLELGIRPEDIEYGGDGDSIAATVEVVEVAGSDNFVYLDIEGSECRVRVPGDVKPDVGDRVEIAFDPADIHLFDERTGDNLLADMRRESRAETEAETETEEAA; encoded by the coding sequence ATGAGCAACGCAAACGACCTCGGCGACGCGAACGCGGAATCGAACCTGGAAGCAGCATCGGTGCCGGCGACGGCCTCGGACTCGGAATCGGCTCCGGTCACCTTCGAGGACGTCCGAAAGGTCTACCTCGACGACTTCGTCGCCATCGAGAACTTCAACGCCCGCATCGAGGACGGCGAGTTCATCACTATCGTCGGCCCCTCGGGGTCGGGCAAGTCGACGCTGTTGCGGATGATCGCCGGCTTGGAGGAGATCACCGCCGGCGACATCAAGATCGGCGGCGAGAGCATCAAGGGCGTCGAGCCCCAGGACCGGGGGATCGCGATGGTGTTCCAGAACTACGCGCTGTACCCGCACATGTCCGTCCGGAAGAACATGTCCTACGGGCTGAAGCTGACGACGGACATGTCCGACGAGGAGATCGAGCAGCGGGTCGAGGAAACCGCCGAGATGATGGGCATCGGCGACCAGCTCGACAGCAAGCCGAGCGAACTCTCGGGCGGCCAGCAACAGCGCGTCGCGACCGGCCGCGCCATCGTCCGCGACCCGAAGATCTTCCTGATGGACGAGCCGCTGAGCAACTTAGACGCGAAGCTCAAGGTCCACATGCGGACCGAACTCCAGCGGCTCCAGGAGGAGCTCGGGACGACGACGATCTACGTCACCCACGACCAGCACGAGGCGCTGACGATGAGCGACCGGATCATCGTCCTCGACGGCGGCGAACTCCAGCAGTTCGCGACGCCGGAAGAAGTATACAACAACCCGGCCAACCGGTTCGTCGCGGACTTCATCGGCAGCCCGGCGATGAACTTCTTCGACGTCTCGCTTTCCGGCTCGACGCTCGTCGGCGACGGGTTCACCTACGAGATCCCCGCGTCGATCGTCGACGAAATCCGGGAATCGGGCGCCGGCGACGACCTCGAGTTGGGCATCCGCCCGGAGGACATCGAGTACGGCGGCGACGGCGACTCGATCGCCGCCACCGTCGAGGTCGTGGAGGTCGCGGGCAGCGACAACTTCGTCTACCTCGACATCGAGGGCTCGGAGTGTCGGGTCCGCGTCCCCGGCGACGTGAAGCCGGACGTCGGCGATCGCGTCGAGATCGCCTTCGATCCCGCGGACATCCACCTCTTCGACGAGCGGACCGGCGACAACCTGCTGGCCGACATGCGACGAGAATCGCGCGCCGAGACCGAGGCTGAGACCGAAACGGAAGAGGCCGCCTAA
- a CDS encoding glycoside hydrolase family 2 protein — protein sequence MRTETHSSANASGERRRIDLSGPWRFVTDPDERGRERNWAAPDEPWPDRARTVEVPHVWQEHDECREYTGTAWYRRTIDLEAPPDGDDRRALLRFGAVDYEAVVRVNGERAGSNRGGYLPFSVDVTDALVEGENTIAVEVTDPDDISEIPHGKQGEPWYQRVSGIWQKVTLEDVPACRVEQLRAAPNVEDDTVRIELETTAAAVATVEDPSAVDATITVEREGTAVASATTALEPDGTGDVTISIEDPDYWTPETPALYDVRVALERDGTVVDRDEDYFGMRSVEARDGRIYLNGEPYPIRGALEQGYYPRTLYRPSEDDWFEREVRIAKDLGFNLLRKHIKPAHPDFLEAADRLGLFVWAEPANPSVCTERSKEELADQLRGMLERDYNRPSVVVWSIYNEEWGIGNPQGLDVETSLWDDGAKQASLAELYEETKAADPTRLVCDNSGWAHVATDINDYHRYFVSPDRADAWAADLDGMVENPEANYAATETDPDDAPIVVSEFGTWGLGDIAAVEDAYDGEPPWFDYEFLPEGLKRPAGYRERFADSALAEAFDDLEALAEAWQRRQLRSNKDVIEQMRARDEIAGYVLTEFSDIEWEFNGLLDYRREPKGTLEAFARVNAPVAVQLDLESRAVWDDGRIAADAVVVNDTAEELEADLSWTIAGESGRRTVAVDPASTVRVADLVDVAASDVIADADAVTTETIALEFGDARTEEPVTVCPRSRPRLHDGQDARPADATVYVDDALRTALGDRDSDRDPTVVDRLDEDVDVALVTETTDDVLAYARDGGDVLAVADSDGSLAAGDGTETAFDYRNLPEDESWNLVASLLYTVDERLERLFGTVPGWELDGLYPYAVADVDSADDAAVGYVEGWLANPSAAITTRDYGDGTVQTCTFRVADAYGDHPTATVLVDDLLSRRLESAAR from the coding sequence ATGAGGACGGAGACACACTCGAGCGCGAACGCGAGCGGCGAGCGGCGGCGGATCGACCTGTCCGGCCCGTGGCGGTTCGTCACCGACCCCGACGAGCGCGGCCGCGAGCGCAACTGGGCGGCGCCGGACGAACCGTGGCCGGACCGGGCGCGCACGGTCGAGGTCCCCCACGTCTGGCAGGAACACGACGAGTGCCGCGAGTACACGGGCACCGCGTGGTACCGGCGAACGATCGACCTCGAGGCGCCGCCGGACGGCGACGATCGCCGCGCCCTGCTCCGGTTCGGCGCCGTCGACTACGAGGCCGTCGTCCGAGTGAACGGGGAACGCGCCGGCTCGAACCGGGGCGGCTATCTCCCGTTTTCGGTCGACGTCACCGACGCACTCGTCGAGGGCGAGAATACGATCGCCGTCGAAGTCACCGATCCGGACGACATCTCCGAGATTCCACACGGAAAGCAGGGCGAACCGTGGTACCAGCGCGTCAGCGGGATCTGGCAGAAAGTGACCCTCGAGGACGTCCCCGCCTGTCGCGTCGAGCAGCTTCGCGCGGCGCCGAATGTCGAGGACGACACCGTTCGGATCGAACTCGAGACGACGGCCGCTGCTGTTGCGACCGTCGAGGACCCGTCGGCGGTCGACGCGACGATCACCGTCGAACGCGAGGGTACAGCGGTCGCATCCGCGACGACCGCGCTCGAGCCAGACGGCACGGGCGACGTAACGATCTCGATCGAGGACCCCGATTACTGGACGCCCGAGACGCCCGCGCTCTACGACGTGCGGGTCGCCCTCGAGCGCGACGGAACCGTCGTCGATCGCGACGAGGACTACTTCGGGATGCGCAGCGTCGAGGCGCGGGACGGGCGGATCTACCTGAACGGCGAGCCGTATCCGATCCGCGGCGCGCTCGAGCAGGGCTACTACCCGCGGACGCTATACCGGCCGTCCGAGGACGACTGGTTCGAGCGGGAGGTGCGGATCGCGAAGGACCTCGGCTTCAACCTCCTGCGCAAGCACATCAAGCCGGCCCATCCGGACTTCCTCGAGGCGGCCGACCGGCTCGGTTTGTTCGTCTGGGCGGAGCCGGCTAATCCGTCAGTGTGTACGGAACGCTCCAAGGAGGAACTGGCCGATCAGTTGCGGGGGATGCTCGAGCGCGATTACAACCGGCCGAGCGTCGTCGTCTGGAGCATCTACAACGAGGAGTGGGGGATCGGCAACCCGCAGGGACTGGACGTCGAGACGTCGCTGTGGGACGACGGGGCGAAGCAAGCCTCCCTCGCGGAACTGTACGAGGAGACGAAGGCGGCCGATCCGACGCGGCTCGTCTGCGACAACTCGGGGTGGGCCCACGTCGCGACCGACATCAACGACTACCATCGCTACTTCGTCAGTCCCGACCGCGCCGACGCGTGGGCGGCCGATCTGGACGGGATGGTCGAGAACCCCGAAGCGAACTACGCGGCGACCGAAACCGATCCCGACGACGCGCCGATCGTCGTCTCGGAGTTCGGGACGTGGGGACTGGGCGACATAGCGGCCGTCGAGGACGCGTACGACGGCGAGCCGCCCTGGTTCGACTACGAGTTCCTCCCCGAGGGGCTGAAACGCCCCGCCGGCTACCGCGAGCGGTTCGCCGACTCGGCGCTCGCCGAGGCCTTCGACGATCTCGAGGCGCTGGCGGAAGCCTGGCAACGCCGCCAACTCCGTTCGAACAAGGACGTCATCGAGCAGATGCGCGCCCGCGACGAGATTGCGGGCTACGTCCTGACCGAGTTCTCCGACATCGAGTGGGAGTTCAACGGCCTGCTCGACTACCGCCGCGAGCCGAAGGGGACCCTCGAGGCGTTCGCGCGGGTCAACGCCCCGGTCGCCGTCCAACTGGACCTCGAGTCGCGGGCCGTCTGGGACGACGGACGGATCGCGGCGGACGCGGTCGTCGTCAACGACACCGCCGAGGAGCTCGAAGCGGACCTCTCCTGGACGATCGCGGGGGAATCGGGCCGGCGCACGGTCGCCGTCGATCCCGCGTCGACGGTTCGCGTGGCGGATCTCGTCGACGTCGCCGCGTCGGACGTGATAGCTGACGCCGACGCGGTGACCACCGAAACGATCGCCCTCGAGTTCGGCGACGCGCGAACCGAGGAACCCGTCACCGTCTGCCCGCGGTCCCGGCCGCGGTTGCACGACGGGCAAGACGCTCGACCAGCCGACGCCACGGTCTACGTCGACGACGCGCTTCGGACCGCACTCGGGGACCGCGACTCCGACCGCGACCCGACGGTCGTCGACCGGCTCGACGAGGACGTCGACGTCGCGCTCGTCACCGAAACGACCGACGACGTGCTCGCGTACGCCCGCGACGGGGGCGACGTACTGGCGGTCGCGGACAGCGACGGCTCGCTCGCAGCCGGCGATGGGACGGAAACGGCGTTCGACTACCGCAACCTTCCCGAAGACGAGAGCTGGAACCTCGTGGCGTCGCTGCTGTACACCGTTGACGAACGCCTCGAGCGGCTGTTCGGAACGGTTCCCGGCTGGGAACTCGACGGCCTGTACCCCTACGCGGTCGCGGACGTCGACTCGGCCGACGACGCGGCCGTCGGCTACGTCGAGGGCTGGCTGGCGAACCCCTCGGCCGCGATCACGACCCGCGACTACGGCGACGGAACGGTCCAAACGTGTACCTTCCGGGTCGCCGACGCATACGGCGACCACCCGACCGCGACCGTTCTCGTCGACGACCTGCTCTCGAGGCGCCTCGAGTCGGCCGCCCGGTGA